ACTCTGAGGTAAACAGGTGGTTTTTCGCAGCCATGGCTGTGTGCTCCTTTCAGGTTTGAAATCCGGTTCTTGGAATGGTCAAAAACGAAAAAAAGGCCGGGGGATACATCCCCCGGCCTCCAGTGTGTCTGGTCAGCAAGTTCATGTTTTTTTGCCTGATTTGTTGTCCTGCTGAAAAGGTCGCTATCTTTTCGGGGTGCCTCCGGGAAAGAACAGCAAAACCTCTTTGTATGACAAGGGCCCTGGCGTCCGGTTTTCCGGTTGGCCTCCACCTCGCCTCGGTGGATACGGTTTGTTAAAACTGCAAGAACATATTTAATCTGTATTTTTTATAGATTATTATTCCGTCTCTGCGAGGCTGTCAATAAAAAAATGGGATTGTTGCCAAAAAAAGGTGATGTTTGGTACAGGCCGAGCGGTTATTTTCGGTCCATAAGAGAGGCGGTTTGCCCATAATTTGGACTATTGACGTATGCATAATTCAGATGCAATGTTTAAAGCCTATTGAAAATTAAATATATATTTTGTGCTGCTTCATGCGGGATCAATCTGCATTTCTAACGCTGATAAAACAAAAAACGGCAAAGCGGCAACAGTAGCTGTGGATAACAGACAACGACTTAGCTTTGTTGAGCTAAGTCGTTGTAATTATTGGCGCGCTCGGTAATAATGAAAAACAGTACCGGGGGATATGTCTTGACATCAGCCGGATATAGCTGCTCATTGGTCTATTTGAAGTCCGGTTGTATTTTAGTGTATATGGTTCGAGTTCGGCTTTGTCCCAAGTATGGACAAATCTAGGCGCTCATAATAACGCCAGGGAGCGATGCCGCGGCAGAGAAAAATATGGAAATCATACGCTGATGCCATAATGGGCTTTAGCACATTCAGGACACACGCCGTGACTGAACATTGCATCAGAATGTTCGGTTATATATTTCTCCAACTGTTCCCAGTTTTGTTGCTCAGTACGAATTTTTTTGCAGTGGCTGCAAATAGAAATGATTCCTTCAAGCCGTTTTATTCTTAACATTGCGGCAATAAGTTCCTCGTTCTGTTGACGCATCTCCTCGCCATATCGTTGCGCCTCGGCATGGAGTAATGTGGTTACATTGCTTTTTAACATCATATAAGCCGAAGTTACCGTGGTCAGCGTAAAGCAGATGGCCAGTATCAGCGCAATTATCAATTCTTTACGCCATGCCGACAAATAGTCACTGGGGGCAATGGTGGAGAAGACATAGAAAGAATAGTTGGTAGCTTTGCGGAACGTTACCATCCGTTCCTTTTTATCACGTGCAAATACGGTCTTATAGGTTGCGGTAATTGGATTCGCTCGGATCATGTCACGCGTTTTTTTTGATATCACGTCAGAACCAATTTGGCTTCCCGGCTCCTCCCCCTTCGGCTGTAGGGCAACAAGCTTAAAATCCGGATCGCGAATTCCCATAGCCCCATTCTTACCAATGTCGATTTGCGAAAATAGTTTATCAAAATAGTTAACATCGAACATTCCAAGGACTATTCCAGCAAAAGAACCGTCCGGATTGTTAATGCGTTTGGCTATGGTAAGATTCCATTTGCCAGATATCCGTCCTTGTATCAGTTTGGATACAGCATGCTTTTGATGTGAATTTTCGCGCAACTGTCGGAAATAGTCCCGATCGCTGACATTTATTGGCTTGCCATCAGGTATGTCTGTGCCATAAAGCAAATTTCCCTGTATGTCAGTAACACGTATGCCGTACAATCCCGGGAGTTGATGAATCTGTTTTGCTATATAGGCATTTAGACTTTCTTTATTGATACCGTTACGAGCTATTTGTTTCTCAGATTCAAAACCTACTGCCGACAATCCGATATCAATTTTATCGAATATATCGCACAGATTTGTGTCCAAGGCTTTTGCCATGTTCTGAGTTGCTATCTCAGCAAGTCTGTTATAATGTAATTGACTCGTAGAGAGTGAATAGCCAAATATTGCATATACAAAGATATTTATGAATAAAGTACCTGATATTAATCTATATATAAAACCATCCTGCTTTCTGACAGCGGATGTTGTGGCATCAAAATACTTCTGCATTTTAAGCTCCTTTGAATTCATAGACAGTCATCAGCTTCACCCGTTTCAGTAACACGGGAATTTACAGATACGAAGATTATGGCTAAGTCTGAATCGCATGCCGCCAATGCTATTGGAAATTGTGCCTGGCATCTCCGGGTGTTGAGTTCAACCCGAACAGCACGCCGTTTCAATCCCCACCAGCTCGAATTGGGCTGGTGCACTGTGGTGTACCGTCCGGTTGCCGATACCGGGCAATGAACTCAGGAATGTCTTTCTTTCTCACGCATCCCCCCTCTTTGTCTCATAATGATACATTTCAAAACCGATGTTAAAAATATTAACACATTATTTCAATGTGTTGCGTCGCATAATCGCTCCATGTCACCCATTGCGCAAGCATTAAATTTCTTCCATCTCCTTCTTGTCCAAGAGACAACAACAATCTCAGGGAAACGGAAAATCCCGCTCACCGACAAGATGAAACCGCTTGTGACAAAAACGGTGGCCAAATCGACTTCTACCAGAATGATCCGCTTTGAAGGAGGGATGGAATTCCCTGCCGAGGCATTCCTGCTGACCATGCTGGACGGTAGGCCGTTCAACTATGATTTTTTCAGGGATACGGTATGGAACAAGGCAATGAAGCGGACGGGGCTGCCCCGCAGGATTCCCTCTGCGTCGCGGCACACCGTTGTACAGTGGGCGCTCCTGGTGGGGGCCAAGAATGATGGGACACAGCACCAAAAAGATGATCGACGGGGTGTACGGCAGGTCTCGCAAAGGGCAGATCGACGAACGGGAACGCATTCTGGATTGCCCGGGCGACGACTTCCTGTCCCTTGAGGAGTTGAAAAGCGCGTTTCCGGGCCGCTATCAGAAAAAGATGGCCGAGCCGGTAATTCCGTCCCAGATAGCAAAAAAACTGACCTTACCATAGCTGTTGGTCACCGTTTTGGTCAAAGCCAAGGGCTCTGTGCGGATAACTGTCTTCAATGGTTATTATTTAAATGGCGCGCCCGGAGAGATTCGAACTCCCGACAACCTGGTTCGAAGCTATGCCGTCTGTTTTGCAAAGTGTTAGTATTATTAAATAATCACCTAGATTAAAATAGCGAGTGCAAGAAAAAGTGCAAGCGCAGTTATGGGTTTAAACGACATTTAAAAAGCGCCCCCCTTTCTGAGGGCGCTTCCACATCGGCGGGCAGGAAGGAGGTACTCCCGTTACGGGGGCCGACGTTACTGTTTGGCCGGGCATGCTTTCAACAGCTTGTACATGCCGGCGGGCGATACCAAAAAACCATCATTTGGGGCTGTCTGCCCTTGCTTGAGCGCTACCGTTGCCGACTCCGGCAGGATCACCGGCGGGGTTGTCGCGCAAGACGTTATCAATACGCTCATTGATAGCATCAGCATCCAGAGAAAGGCATTCTTGCCGGAATATGGCGTCCTCATCGTTCTTTTCCTCCGTGGCCCTTGCCGGGCTGTTCTGCACCCATAGCTCAAGTACGATAGAAACTACCCCAAGTATGGCAGTAATAAGGGCGATCATGCCGCCGGCGGAGGGGTCTTGCCAGACAGCGCGACAAGGCCCTTGATGATCGAATCCAGGATACCGTTACCTTTGAACGCCGGGATGGCCGCCAGCAGTTCGGACAGCGCCAGGGCCACACCCAGCACCAGGGATGTGTTCTGTTTGAACCAATCGAGGAAGCCGACGGTGGCGGCAGGGGTTACGGTGGCGGGGGCCACCACTGCGACGGGATCAGCACCAAAGGCCGCAACGGCCATGCATGCAACCAGCATCGTTACCAACAGAATCAGCTTTTTCATTTCTCACTCTCCATTTGTTTGATAGGCGGGTTACGCCTTGCTGCAACTTTTCCACTCGGTTGTTACGCGTTTTCTGTCTTGAGTACATCGATCAGGTTGTTATACCGGCGCAGGCAGTCGGCCGGGTGATCTTTGCCGTACTTCGTGATCTTCAGTTTGAAGTCCAACACCATTTCCGCAGTGATCGGTTGCCCCTGGGAGCGGTAATACGACGCCGAACCCAGGCCCGGCATGCCGTACTGGTTGATGTAATCGGCCAGGGCCAATAAGCCCCCGTTGCCGTCGCAGGGGAGGCCGTAGTTTTCCAGGAACCGGCCGGCGCCATCGAGACAGTATTGTAACTGGGCCTCGTCGTACCGCTCCACCACATCCGCGTGGGCTTTCAGCTTTGCGGCCAGGGGTCGCACGTCGATGGTCTGGTCAACGATGCCGTGGATCTCGTCCTGAGTAAAACCACAATCGCGGAGGCATGCCAATGCTGTTGTGTTGTTCCTGGTGTCCCACTGTACCGCTCCGAAGCTCCACCCGGATTTACCCGAGCGCACGCCGTCAGGATCGTCAAACGCCAGGGGGTCGGCATTGCCAATTTCGTCTCGCTTAATAATTTCTCGTAAACTTTCATTGAGGGTTTTCATGGATTCACCTACCTATAATTTTTACAGTGGGGGCAGTCGTGTACGAAAATGATATGTTGTCGCCAGGTGACACCCTGTAAACTCCAGAGGTTGTAGGGTACGCCACGCTGGTGCCCCCCCGCGTGTACGTCACCCCCGTGACAGCCCCGCCTATAATCGAAAGATCAACATCATAATTGTAGGTATTGATCCAAGTTGTGGGGGATGAAACAAGCGATAAAGTTTGGATACCGTTGCTGCCTGCCCCTGATTTACCATTTATCAATGTTCCTGAACCGGCATCTATCACATCGGCTGGTTGGACCCCGTACACCTGCGTATCGATAGAATCGCTAGAAATGAGTAGTTTTCTTTCTCTGGTAAGCCCCTGGACAACAGCACCATCGGTGTAAAACAATGAAATGTCCGCGGTGAGAGCGCCCCCATCCACGATGCTTCCGGCGCCTATGGTGATCCCTTTAAATTTATTGGCTACTCCGCCGCTGCCATCAGAAGTGATAACCGCCTGCGCCACGATAGGGCTCGATCCGTTGGTTATGGGCCCGATGTTGATTCCGTAACGCGGGGGGTAGTACGCCCCTCCGGGGGCGGTGGCCCCAACATTGGTGAGCGAAACCACCGATCCCGTGGCGTCTACTGACCCGGTAGACGAAAGGCCTCGGTGCACTATCTTGCCGATCGTGATCCCGTGGTAATTGCTATTCATCTGGACAAGGGCATTGGGAGCGTGCCCGCTGGCAAAGCCCGTAGAATTGATAAAATCCACCACAAAATCGGTAATGCTGTTATTTGCTCCTGCAGAGCCGTCAAGCGTAAGAATAGGCCCATACAACCCGCCTGAATCCATAAAATCAAATTTCACGTCACTGACCTGCTTATTTTGAGTCGGTTGTAAAAGCCACCCTGCAGTTCTGTAAATTTCCTGGTAGGGGATGCGCATGTGGCTTGAGCCGTACATGATCCCGGCGCGCTGGCATAGGCCGTTATTCCCCTCAATAGAAAGCTTGTCGGGGAAGTGGATGTAATCAACTTTATTCGCCCCGGTAGACGTGCCAATCTGCCACATCCACGGGATAGACGCGGTGCAGACAAAACCGCCAGGCGTCAGGATTGTGGTATTCTGTTGGGGGGAGTCAATAATAATCGGGGAGTCAACCCGCCACCGGGGCCCCCATACGCCAAAACCACTCATTGTAAAGGTGGTTGCCCAAGCATCTGTTGAGTTGGGAGTTGAAAACCGCACCACCTTGCTCAACCCGTTCGTGTTTTGGATGCCCTTGGCGCAAGCCGCCCACTTGCTTGATGCATCCGTGCCAGGGAACCAAGCCACTTCTATGACGTCTGTGTTAATTACGACAGTCCCTGACCCGGTAAAAAGCTGCCTGGTCGGCCATTGCGACGTATCCCCTGAATAAACGAATTTTGTTGTATTGCCGATACTGCCGCCATCCCTGAACTCCAATGTTCTGTCAGAGGGCCAGCCATGGACGGTAGCACTGGATATATTGCTTTGCACTGCTGACAATGGTGAGGTTACAACCACCGTTTTCCCCGCGCAATCTGCTGATGTTGCCGCTGTAGCAAGATCAGGTTTTGTGGTATTGATGCCGTTTGGACGTAAAACTGTTACAGATGAATTGGCGTAACCGACCAGTCCCAATAAAAATAAAAGTGCACACAAGAAACTTTTCATAATTTAACTCCACAGTGAATTTCGTTACTGACATTGATAAATTATTGTTCCAAATATAGATTTACCTGACAATTGGCTGTTTGCATAAAGGACTGCGCTGCTATTTGATATGTAATAAGCTGTGTTGTTCGGGGCAACCAAGTAATTAAAATCAGTCCCGCCTATCAATGACCCATTAAAATTCGCTGATGGGGTGTTGATAGAAGAACAAGGCAGTCCCCCGATAACCGACGTTGAAGCATTCACTGTGGTCGGGTAAGAAAAATGAAATGTCGCGAACATGACCTTGCCGATTTTGATGTAAGTGTTGTCCCCGGCTGCCCCGGAAAAAGTGAGGCTGGCACCGCTGATATCGGCAGGGGCCCATGTTCCAGTCGCATAATCGCTTGTGGCGGATGTTGCCGTTTGGATGTTTGCCGATCCGTCAAATGCCACTCCGTTTATGTTCCGAGACGTAGCCAGTTTCGCGGCGCTGCCGGTCGTATTCGCCGCATTGTTCGGGATGTCCCCGCTCGCCAGTGTCGGGAGTTGTGCATGAGGAAGAGTGCCGGTGGTTAGGTCGCTGGCCGATATCGTGACGTTGCTGGTCAGAGCGTGGCCGTTGATGGTGGTGGCAGTCGGGACTTTAGTGGAGTCCGTCACAGTGATGTCAGCGGTGCCGTTGAAGGCAACCCCATTGATATTCCGTGGAGTTTGCAAAGCCGTTGCCGTCCCGGCGTTTCCCGTGATCGTGGTGATATTCACGTTCGCAGAGAGCGGTTGTCCATTGACGGTGGTGGACTTATCCACTTTCCCCGCTTGCAGCGCCGCAATCTCCCCTTGGCGGTCAGTGGAGTAGCCGGTGAAATGTACTTTATCCAACTTTGCAGAAACATCCGTGGTACTCACGGCCCCGGTGATGGTGATTGTCCTCCCCGAGTGGGTGATAGTGCCGTTGACACCATTGAGAGTAAACGTGTCACTGGGCCGGGAGGCGGTGATCTTCCCTCCAGGTGTGGAAATATTCCCAAAACCAAAGGATGGCCCGATAGGGGTTACAGCACCCGGAGCGGCGAACCCGGCGCATAGCGCCGCCAATGTCGCGGAGATTGTGACCGCTGTGATCAATAATTTATTCATGTGTGGTATCCGTTGATCTTCTCCTGATCGGCTCGTTACACCCTCGTATGTCCTGTATGGTTTCGACCCGTTCAATTCGCCGGCTGTGGTCGTTGCGGCTTTCAAACAGTTCCTTTAGCCCCTGGTTAATCGTCGTCAACGACTCGCTGATGGCCGGCAACATTGCATTACTGCGCTCCACCCCGCGCATGAGCCATTTGCCTATGATAGCGAAACCCGCAAGAGAACCCGCAGCATTGCCGACAGCTTGCCAATCAATAATGTTCATGCCTGTGTTCTCCATGAGTATGATTATTTTATCGTTATTGTCTGTTTTTCTCAACAGAATATCTGTTATCCGACGCGATACCAGTTGGTCCCGATCAGTTGAAACACCATAAACTCATCCTGGACAGATGGGCCATCGGTTGAAGGCTGGCGTATTACCGTTTGCCCCGCTATAGCAGGGGTTATAGTCACGGGGTTCCCGGAATTATCATCGCGGATGTATTCCACTATGCCGCTGATGGGCAATAACTGGTTTACTGGCCCAGAACTGGCATTGATAAGCACTTTCGGGATATTCGCTACCAGATTGGAATACGGAATCGCGTTGATCACCCCCGACTGTGAAATCAAAAGCAAGTCAGAACCCACCGGCGGAGTGGCACCGGGGCGGCTGGAAACGTATGTCGAAAAGGGCTCATCGGCCATGTTCAGGCCTCCTTATTTGGGTAATGGCTCGGCATTGTAATGGTCCTCCCACTTCACACCGTCCTGATGGCATAGAAGGCGCTCCACCTGGTCGGACTGCATATGTTCCAGGTGGTAGGGTGCGCACTTCAACAGGCCGGGGTCGTCACTCGCCGGGTGGGCCATGTCGAAATTATCAATCTCTTTGAAATCAAGCCCCCGCTTCTTGCAGCGCCAGGCTTCAAGCACTTCATGGATGGCGATACGTATGGCCACGTCCGGATCTGCAAATTCGGATACCAACACAACGAGGGTGCCATCGTCGTTGATGTAATAATCGCCATAGGTATCATACCGCTGGTGTTTGTGCGGGATGATGCGGATATTAATCTGTTTAAAAGAATATCCCAAAACGCGCCCCTTCCTTGATGGCTTCCCCTGCCTTATCAAACAAGCCCCGGTCATATTCCAGCTTGAAAATCTCCAGTTGTTCCACGCGCTCCATGACCAGCTTGGTTACTTCCTCCATGCTGGCACCCACAGCCACGATGCTGCCGAATATCCCGTCATTGTCGTTCGGGATGCAGTAGTAGCGCCCACTCTTTCCGACATGGTTTTTTAGCTTCAGCCACTGTTCCAGCCCCTTCGGCACTGGTATGAATATTTCCTCGCAAGCGTGCCATTTCGAGTCCAGGACGATTTCCGCCCCGTACTCATGTTCGTAGCCGCTCAGGTCCGGCATTTCCCCATGGGCAAGCGACCAGATGGCCTGAGCGTATGCTTCCCCGTACATCTCGCAGAGCACGGCGGAAGGAGGAGAGCCGCACCGGCATGTTTCGTCAATGGTATAGACCTTGCCGCCGGAGGTGATCCGGTTTTCATCACTGTATGCCCCCTGATACCCCAACTTATCGTAAACCGGGGACAATGCATCAAGGGTAGGACGCAGCACTTTCGGGATCTCTGGCACGATGCGCTCGATGATACCCTTGTCCTTGATCTCGTAGCCTATAGCAACCGGAGTTGCCATTTTCCCATTCAGCCGGAACCCGTCGATGCCGATTTCACAAGCCGACCGGACCGGATCTTGGATCAGTATTTCGATCTCCGATGCCCGTTTGATCCCCATGATCTGACGCTTCGAGTTGAGGAATATTTCCGTCTGGTGCTTGTTGCGGTGCGCCGTGGTCTCCCAGTCGGAGCGGTATTTGTCCGCGCACTTCATGTAACATTCCCCGCGGTCTCTGACGTGTTCCCACACGTCGTCAAGGCCTTCGGCCCGGTAGGTCTTCGGGATCGGTAGCCCGGCCTCCTCCAGTTGATCGAGAAAAAATATCTTGTCCAACTCCATGCGCTCACCGTGGCCGGAACCGGCCACCTTATACCCCTTGGACCTCAAGAACACCTGGTGTCTGCCGTCCATGCAGTCGGGATACCAGATGATATCTACCTTGTCGATGGCGTCTTCTTCGTGCTCCACCCACGTCACGCCTTTGAGGCCCTGGCCGATGATGGACACGGCGGCCTCCGGGTAGCTGGCGCTTGCCGGATTGTGGTAATAAACACTCCCGAAGTACCTGGCCATGAACTCAGCCATGAAGCTGTAAAGGCCCCGGTCAACGATCAGTATGGACTTACTGGAAAGGTTCATATCCCCGCCGCCTCGTTATATTGTTCAGTGTGGAGCCGCTTAACTCCCCGGAGGTTCGCCGCGGTCTGCGGGTCATTTTTCTTCAACCACAGCACGGCGGCTTTCCGGGACAATACCGTCCCGTCCGGGGTTATGAACCCACGGGTCTTGATGGAGGTAGGAAGGCCCTTGTCCTGCAACACCTCGTCGTGGGTCTGGCCGGCCTCTCCGATCATGCGTTTGTTGTTGTGGAAAACGATGGGGCGCAGTTGAGCTCCCCCCGCCTCTACTTGCCGCCCTTCTTGCCGCTGGACATTGTCATCGGCTTGCCCGGTTTCATCCCCGGTTTGCCCTTGCCCGTCAATGCCGCTTTCCCCGCTCTCGGTGCTTTCATCGTTGATTTCCTCCCCGATGGTTTTCCATTTTTGTGCGACACGTTCAGCGTGCCTCTGTACATCTGCGTTTTCGCCTTCTGCTGCCCATATCACGCCGCCCTGGTCGTGGGCGGTCGCAATATCTCCCATATCGGTGAGCACATTGCCGCCATTGTCAACAGCCATGGTCACGGGATTTTCTACGTCTCGTTTCGGATAGCCGAGCAAGGTTGATTCGATTTCCCCCCCAGCTTCCAAGTCTTGCTTCGCCATCTTTAACGACTGCGCCGGGGAGACTCCGTAAAGCTCCTGTACGGCCTTTGCATTGATTATGTAGGCTTCGCCACCCTTGCCAATATGGATCACGTTCCCCGGAGCGATTTGGCCGGTCTGCTTCAATTTTAAGACCTCTGCCTTTGTCCCCTTCACAACCGGTTTGATCTCCGGGGCTATCGCTTGCAACTGGTGAGACGTTTCAGCGCTTACGCCGTCCTCTAAATTGTCGTGATTGGCGTTTACCAATCCTTTTTTACTAAGGGCAGCAAGGAGCGCGTCGTCTGGCATGTCGCTGTACTGCGGATATTGTTGGCGGAAGTCTTCAAGCATCAGCGTATCCCCAGAGGGTCATTTGTGGTAAGCAAGGCCGATTCAAATGCG
This sequence is a window from Oryzomonas sagensis. Protein-coding genes within it:
- a CDS encoding cache domain-containing protein, which produces MQKYFDATTSAVRKQDGFIYRLISGTLFINIFVYAIFGYSLSTSQLHYNRLAEIATQNMAKALDTNLCDIFDKIDIGLSAVGFESEKQIARNGINKESLNAYIAKQIHQLPGLYGIRVTDIQGNLLYGTDIPDGKPINVSDRDYFRQLRENSHQKHAVSKLIQGRISGKWNLTIAKRINNPDGSFAGIVLGMFDVNYFDKLFSQIDIGKNGAMGIRDPDFKLVALQPKGEEPGSQIGSDVISKKTRDMIRANPITATYKTVFARDKKERMVTFRKATNYSFYVFSTIAPSDYLSAWRKELIIALILAICFTLTTVTSAYMMLKSNVTTLLHAEAQRYGEEMRQQNEELIAAMLRIKRLEGIISICSHCKKIRTEQQNWEQLEKYITEHSDAMFSHGVCPECAKAHYGISV